A genomic stretch from Mycobacterium paraterrae includes:
- a CDS encoding phytoene desaturase family protein, with protein sequence MTDYDAIVIGAGHNGLAAAVLLQKAGLRTLCLESKLYAGGMASTVELFDGYHFEIAGSVQFPTAPVVREQLGLDTIPTIDLDVMSVALRGVGDDPMIQYSDPIKLFTHLNEVHGAEAVNGMAGLMAWAMAPTRALGRFDAGAPPKTLDEMYACATNEFERSAIDEMLFGSVTDVLDRYLPDREKHGALRGSMTVLAVNTLYRGPETPGSAAALAFGLGVPEGATMQMKKLRGGIGALTSHLVDMLEREGGELRLRSKVTEIVVDDGKVGGVRTEAGETVTAPIVISALAPDVTVNELVDPAALSADIRERYTRIDHRGSYIQMHFALDEAPEFVAPYEMLNDPSMQASIGIFSTPEEVQRQWEDCRRGIVPADPTVVFQVPSQNDPDLAPPGKHAASAFALWFPIEGDVDYGAAKVEMGQRVIDKITRLAPNFERSISRHTTFTPKHMGVMFGAPGGDYCHGLFHANQVGPNRPGPKGFLGQPLPVDGLYLASTGCHGGPGITFIPGYNAAQQALADAGR encoded by the coding sequence ATGACCGACTACGACGCGATCGTGATTGGTGCCGGACACAACGGCCTGGCCGCGGCGGTGCTGTTGCAGAAGGCCGGCCTGCGGACGCTGTGCCTGGAATCGAAGCTCTACGCGGGCGGGATGGCGTCGACCGTGGAGTTGTTCGACGGCTATCACTTCGAGATCGCCGGCTCGGTGCAGTTTCCCACCGCGCCCGTGGTCCGCGAGCAACTCGGCCTGGACACCATTCCCACCATCGACCTGGACGTGATGTCGGTGGCACTGCGCGGGGTCGGGGATGACCCGATGATCCAGTACAGCGACCCGATCAAGCTGTTCACCCACCTCAACGAGGTGCACGGTGCCGAGGCGGTCAACGGCATGGCGGGACTGATGGCTTGGGCGATGGCGCCGACGCGGGCGCTCGGACGCTTCGACGCCGGCGCGCCGCCGAAAACCCTCGACGAGATGTATGCCTGCGCCACCAACGAATTCGAACGCTCCGCGATCGACGAGATGTTGTTCGGTTCGGTCACCGACGTGCTCGACCGGTACCTACCCGACCGCGAAAAGCACGGCGCGCTGCGTGGCTCGATGACCGTCCTCGCGGTCAACACCCTCTATCGCGGGCCGGAAACCCCGGGCAGCGCCGCCGCGCTGGCCTTCGGGCTCGGCGTCCCCGAGGGCGCCACCATGCAGATGAAGAAACTGCGCGGTGGAATCGGCGCGCTCACCTCACATCTGGTCGACATGCTGGAGCGCGAGGGCGGCGAGCTCCGGTTGCGCTCCAAGGTCACCGAGATCGTGGTAGACGATGGAAAGGTCGGCGGGGTGCGTACCGAGGCCGGCGAGACGGTCACGGCGCCGATCGTCATCTCGGCGCTGGCGCCCGACGTCACCGTCAACGAATTGGTCGACCCGGCGGCCTTGTCCGCCGATATCCGCGAGCGCTACACCCGAATCGATCACCGCGGCAGCTACATTCAGATGCACTTCGCCTTGGACGAAGCACCGGAATTCGTCGCTCCGTACGAAATGCTCAACGATCCGAGCATGCAGGCGTCGATCGGGATCTTCAGTACGCCCGAAGAAGTCCAGCGGCAGTGGGAGGACTGCCGGCGCGGCATTGTGCCCGCCGACCCGACGGTCGTCTTCCAGGTGCCCTCGCAGAACGATCCCGACCTCGCGCCGCCCGGCAAGCATGCCGCGTCGGCATTCGCGTTATGGTTCCCGATCGAAGGCGACGTGGATTACGGCGCGGCGAAGGTCGAGATGGGCCAACGGGTGATCGACAAGATCACCCGGTTGGCGCCCAACTTCGAACGCAGCATCAGCCGGCACACCACCTTCACGCCCAAGCACATGGGCGTGATGTTCGGCGCGCCGGGCGGGGACTACTGCCACGGGCTGTTCCACGCCAACCAGGTCGGCCCCAACCGGCCCGGGCCGAAAGGCTTTCTCGGCCAGCCGCTCCCGGTCGACGGCCTGTATCTGGCCAGCACCGGATGCCACGGCGGGCCCGGCATCACGTTCATCCCGGGGTACAACGCAGCCCAGCAGGCATTGGCCGACGCGGGACGCTGA